The Flammeovirga yaeyamensis genome segment AGTTGACTTTTACGCCTTTATCGGTCAACATTTTAGCAGATTCTGATGTGGCGATATGTCCAATTTTATATTCTTCTTCTGGAACCATTGTTCTATGTCTCGAACGACTATCAATAATGGCTCTTGGAGTGAAGTTTAATAAAGTTTCTTTTTCCCAAACATTGGTATGTTGGTACCAATAGTATTCACCATTCACACCACCATAATTCACAATTAAAGTAGGAGTGTAGCCTACATTCGTTTGTGACCATAGTTCTTGCACATCGTTAAATACTGGAGTAACTGGAATATTGTGCTCAATACCTGTATGCCCATCCAAGATCATTGACATATTATGATAGAATGTTGAACCACCTTCCGGTACTACCATAATCTCATTTTCCTCAGCAGCTTTAATGACTTGTTGACGTTGATCTCTTCTTGGTTGGTTGTACGATTTTACTGAGATCGCTCCCCAAGCTTTTGTTCTTCTAATGGCCGATCGAGCATCATCCAAAGAGTTGATATTGGCTTTGAAATCCCCATCTGCACCATAAAGAATAACTCCTGTTGAATAAATACGTGGACCTACCATTGCACCCGTTCTCACCATTTCTGATTGGTTAAAAACCATCTCTGAATTGGCAGAAGGATCGTGAGTAGTCGTGACACCATAAGCAAGGTTGGCATAATAGGGCCAATTTTGTTGAGCAGAAAGTCCCAAGCGGAAAGCACCAAGGTGAGCGTGTGCATCTACAATACCCGGCATGATTGTTTTACCAGTACAGTCGATGACTTCAACATCTTTCCCAACAGTTAGGTTTTTACCGATTTCTACAATTCTATTTTCTTTAATCAAAAGATCTGTGCCTTCCAATACTTCATCGCTTCCATTCACAGTAATTATGCGAGCATTCTTCAATAAAATACTAGTTGATGGTTTATCAGATGATAAGGTTAAACCAATAGTAGTACCTTCTGATAATGGATCGACAGGCTTTTTACCATCCACAAATTCGAATGAATCAGACAGGTTTGTGGTAAAATATTCATCCCCTAAAGACCAATGTAAAGATTGACTATCTGATGACCAATGGATATTATATCCAGCGTCCTGAGCTACTTGGGCTACCGGAATTGCTTTTGTTCCCGAAGAAAGGTTTATGGGTTTACCTGCTAACGGCATTGGAGCAATATATACTTTGAAAAGTTCAGTAAATGCCACCCATTTGTTATCTGGTGAAGGAACGAATTGATTCGTATACTTTGTAGTGAAGTGAGTCTTTAAATCCTGTCCATTCAGATCTACACTTTTAAATGCTTTCTTTAAAGAACCAAAGAAGAACCCACCTGATTGGAAGAAAATGCGATCACCTTTTGTATTAAACTTAGGGAAATCTCCATCCTCACTTACTTTTTTCAAAGAAGCAATATCATCTAATTGAAGGGTATACACTCCAGATTCGCCAGTATAAACGTAACCTTGTTGATTATTACCGCTTTCTTTTACAAAAACAATTGATTTTCCATCAGGAGAAAATTGAGGTCTTCTGTAAATACCTTTTGGTAAATCAATAGCTTCCTCCGTTTTAGATTTTATATTTCTGATGATAATTTTACCTTTCTCTTGATCGTTCCATGTCACATAAATCAATTGCTCACCATTAGGAGAAATGCTTGGTTCGTATTCGAAAGCGTCATTTTGTGATGTTAATCGCTGAGGCTTTCCTTTTGGTAATTTCTTAGAATAAAGGTAGCCAGCCGCATGGAAATAAATTGTTTTTCCATCTTTAGAAGTAGTGACGTTTCTTAGTGCTTTGGCTGTAAATTCTTCTGGTGCAACTTCGTGCTTAAAACGTAAAGCTTCTGTGACTTTTTGTTTGACTTCTGCTTCGAAAGGAATGATTTCACCTTGGCCAGTAGTGGTATCTACTTTCCAGATTTTACCTCCTTTACCCCAAATAATAATGTATTTGTCATCAGGAGTCCAAGCATATTTAGGTGATGGTCCAAAAATAGCCCATGCTTCTTGTTGATCTTTTTCCAATTGATCGAACAATGGCTTTTGTGCTCTTGTTTCAAAATCGTGGATATACAAAACAGATTTTGTTCTTACTCTTCTGATAAAAGATAGTTTCTTGCCATCATGAGATACCTTAGGACCGATAGCTCCACCTGGACCGCTGACCACTGTATTTGTTTCACCATTCTCTCTGTTATACGATTTGATAACGTATATCTGATTGTTTGGATCTTTATTGTATTGGAAGAACCCTCCAGGATACATGTCTTCTACATAATAAAGAATTTTACCATCAGGAGATAACTCTGGTTGGTTGATATCTTGTTGTTCATTTTTGCGAGCAACCAATTCAATTCCTTCTCCACCAGAAATATGATACATATGCATAGCACCTGCACCTAATGAACGTGTAAAAGTGAAATGCTTTCTAGCGATAATGTATTGGCTGTCTTCCGTCCACGTTGGATTATTCAATAAACGGAAAGTTTCTTTAGTAATTTGTTTGGCTTCAGAACCGTCGGGGCTCATTACCCAAATATTATCTCCACCACCTGCATCAGAAGTGAAGGCAATTTTTTTACCATCGGGAGAGAATTTTGGCTGA includes the following:
- a CDS encoding amidohydrolase family protein, whose protein sequence is MIKKHTFIFTLWSLFIFSLVQGQDKEDKWDVNQPQRDTKEINFTTDEGTWLNLDVSPDGKTIVFDLLGDIYTMPISGGKAKLIRSGMAWEVQPKFSPDGKKIAFTSDAGGGDNIWVMSPDGSEAKQITKETFRLLNNPTWTEDSQYIIARKHFTFTRSLGAGAMHMYHISGGEGIELVARKNEQQDINQPELSPDGKILYYVEDMYPGGFFQYNKDPNNQIYVIKSYNRENGETNTVVSGPGGAIGPKVSHDGKKLSFIRRVRTKSVLYIHDFETRAQKPLFDQLEKDQQEAWAIFGPSPKYAWTPDDKYIIIWGKGGKIWKVDTTTGQGEIIPFEAEVKQKVTEALRFKHEVAPEEFTAKALRNVTTSKDGKTIYFHAAGYLYSKKLPKGKPQRLTSQNDAFEYEPSISPNGEQLIYVTWNDQEKGKIIIRNIKSKTEEAIDLPKGIYRRPQFSPDGKSIVFVKESGNNQQGYVYTGESGVYTLQLDDIASLKKVSEDGDFPKFNTKGDRIFFQSGGFFFGSLKKAFKSVDLNGQDLKTHFTTKYTNQFVPSPDNKWVAFTELFKVYIAPMPLAGKPINLSSGTKAIPVAQVAQDAGYNIHWSSDSQSLHWSLGDEYFTTNLSDSFEFVDGKKPVDPLSEGTTIGLTLSSDKPSTSILLKNARIITVNGSDEVLEGTDLLIKENRIVEIGKNLTVGKDVEVIDCTGKTIMPGIVDAHAHLGAFRLGLSAQQNWPYYANLAYGVTTTHDPSANSEMVFNQSEMVRTGAMVGPRIYSTGVILYGADGDFKANINSLDDARSAIRRTKAWGAISVKSYNQPRRDQRQQVIKAAEENEIMVVPEGGSTFYHNMSMILDGHTGIEHNIPVTPVFNDVQELWSQTNVGYTPTLIVNYGGVNGEYYWYQHTNVWEKETLLNFTPRAIIDSRSRHRTMVPEEEYKIGHIATSESAKMLTDKGVKVNLGAHGQIQGIGAHWELWMLAQGGMTELETLRAATYNGAHYLGLDDDIGSLEKGKLADLIILDKNPLEDIHNTEFIHQVMINGVVYDSKTMNEALPNGKERKKFYWEEEGYNPQFEWHEQTNNFTVPKCGCSLH